The Anas platyrhynchos isolate ZD024472 breed Pekin duck chromosome 1, IASCAAS_PekinDuck_T2T, whole genome shotgun sequence genomic sequence GTTGACACATAGtagaatattttgaatattagGCTGTGACCAATAGCGCAGTTAGCAGGCATAAAAACTGCAGTGagagggttttgttgttgttgtttgtttgtttgttttttaattatcctTGCACTTCATATATCATTATATCGTTTGTTTATCAGTTTGCACCTACCAAGCCAAACTGATTGTCTGCTGGAAAGCTTTAAGATTTATTGACTGCAAAGTACTTATTTAGCTTGGTATATTTTCATTGGACGCAAATAGATCACATTGGTATGTAGCATTTTTAACAGTTTAAGTATTGCAAATGATTAGGTATTTATTTTGACTGAAATGGGCTTCCATACTactttattttgcttaaaattgctttaaataaaagggTATAAGCAACTTTAAAATTCAGGTGCAACACGTGCAGCAATAGCATTAATACAAAATGGGGGAACCCTGGGTTGTCTTATATTCTTCCAGAACTTAAAATTTAGCAACCTTCAAACCACTGTGTAGAGAAATTAGTTACAGCAATAAAAATTGATACTCCAATCTCCCAAGGCCTTTGCCCCACAACTAGCAAAAGGCATGTACAAGGCACTCTTGACAGTGTTCACAATGCTAAAAGCTTATATTGAACAATGAATTTGCAGACCAAATTTGAGAGATGTAGTTATGTAACCCTGTGCACGATCAGAAGAAAACTGTACGTATGTTTGACAGATACAGAAACTTTTAACTCACCTTGGACTTGTACAGTTTGTATGTGAAACAGACTGTACGATACGGCTTTTCTTACTGTGATCAAAAGCAGGGAACCAGAGTCTGTACATAATGAAGTTTATAAAAATGAACTACATGTGGAGTTGGTGACTACAAAGCCAGAAAGAAAGCAGACAccgggcagagctgcagcccacaACAAGCCAGTCTGGCACAAACCCAGGCTGGCTTCAGGTGCTGAATGATTCTGGGGCAGACTGGTTCTGTGCTACAGTTCATAACCAAAAGTTTCTGCTTATTTGGAAGATTAATTTTCTGCATATTACAGAACTGCAACAGACTTGTAGATGTTTGTCAAATTATGACAATCGCAATCTATGAGATGATTTGTCGCAATTGCCAGCAACATACAAAACAAcatagagattctgtgattataattgtatttttcttagGCTTCAGTGAACTACATGTAAATTCAAGAGAGTTCATGTGAATGAAGGAGCTCTAAGAACTTTTTGGTTGAGGAAGATGGTATataccaatatttttttcacctttgaTTAATAGTTCTGTAATAGTGGAATAACAATGGGGAAAAAGGAGATCCATTTAAAATTATGAGCACAGCTACCATATGAAAAAGTATGCTTCTTAGCTCAAATTATTTTACTGGGCAGTAATCATGTTTAGTGTTTTTGTGCTTCACAATGAAAGAGGGGTACTTAATGAGTTATAATTAGCTGTAATTATTGTTGCAGATTGGCAGAGGTTCAGACTGGTAATGAATTCCACTCTCTTTCCACCTATTACACCTGAATTTATGTTGAACAAGTTTACAAGATCTTTAGTGCTTGCTTGCATCTTACTTCTGAGCATTGTCAAAATGAAACAGCATAAATTAAAGCCTAGGTGATGCTTGGGATTTGTAATAATACCGTAATATGCAGTGTAATATATTGCCAATAACATGGCATGGTTTCATTACCCTACTTCactattttccttcttaaaatttTATGGTATTCTGTACACAATGGGCAAGCATAGCAGCAAAACTATCATTTTCTGGAGGCTGACAGAACTTTGTAGTGTTTCTGTGCTTGGTTTGTATGAATATTTCAGGAACACCACTGCCAGAATTGTGGGCTGAAAGTGTAAAATGGCAACACAAAGTGAGGGTTTCACCACCAGAGCAACGATCCCCAGAAGCCGTATGAACCAGGTGATACATAATGAAGCTGTATGAACCAAGTGATAAATAATAAGTTTATTTCTCAGCCCCCTGCCGCGCAGCCTAGCACAGGCCGCGTTACCATGGTGATGGAGCGCAGCGAGagccaggccccgccccctgctCCCGGCCCCGCCCTCCGCCTCATTGACCCGGCCAGAAACGCGCCGCCGGAAGCTCATTGAAGAAGAGGCGGGCCTTACCAGATCATAGCCAATCGCCACAAAGCATCCTCAAGACAAGCAGCGGTTGCAACCAATGGCCACTCGCGGGCTGCGCGCTGCGCCGGCTCCGCGGGGAGAGCTGTACAGCGCCCAGCGCGTACCCGGGGCGCCTCGGCGCggctggagggaaggggggcGGGGCAAAAACGAAGCGATGTTCCTAGCCCGCCAATAGGCGCGCGGGACGGGCTGACAGGCACGCGGCTCGCCCAATGGACGGGCGGCGGGCGTTAAAGGaccggcggcgcggcggggcgaGGTGGGTGCAGGTGAGCGGCGCgcggggctccccggggagcggggcgggcgcCTCTGAGGGGCCGCCGTGAGGGGCACGGGCCCGGGCCGCTTTTGTTGCAGCCTCCGGGAGGGGCTGCCGGCGGGGGAGGCCTTCCCGGCGCGGCTCCGCGCCCCCTGCcccgtggggagggggctgcgggcccGGCGGCCTCCCTCAGGGCCGGCCTCCGGCGCTCCGCCAGGCGCTCGCCACACGAACGCGGCTCCTCACGGCCccagggagggggcagggaTCGCGCCTCGGGGCTTCCAGAAAGCCCCGGGCTTCATCATCGCGTGTAGAGCCTCCGAGGAGCtcgaaattttaaaatttaaaaaaaaaaaaaaaaaaaaaaaaaaaaagaaattggttCCAGGGTTCcttcatttaaaacttttttcttcagcCTTCACCTCTGaaagttgcaaaagaaaaaagccgAACTATCTaggtataataataataattaaaatgaatgtcAGGTGTATTCTAGAGGGTAATTAAAGCTTAATGCTAGCACTAGGCCTTCAGCCATGGTGACTGTATGGGGTTTGGGAGTTGTTTGGCCAATTCTGGCTGTGGGCTTTTTGTTGTGGCTTTAAACGCCCCATTTCAGCATGTGAGCgaaggaaacaaaaaggcagAATGTGGGTGCCTCTGTCGTTCTGCACTCTGCAGTTATTACTGGTCTGTGTATTTATGTTCTGTTCGCTTTTGTAATACCTGTTTCATTTCAACACTGACGAgtagtttcattttctttggtcCCGATATGAGGACCGTCTTAACCTTTTCTTGCTTCTGCCTGACAGGACTGCATCAAACTCACAGCATCATGCTGCTGTCTTACCTGGGAGCCCTTTGACAGCTTTCTGTTCTCTCACGATCAACAGCGTTTCTGTTTCTCTGGCCAGTATGTTGCGTTTCTACCCAAAAGGTGCAAATATACAGAcagaatttttcatttgtagCGAGCCTCGTGCCATGTGATGGGGTGCATGACTAGTCACATAAGAGACTGTTTGTATCCTGTTACTTCCCAGAGATTTCTCTGTCACATAACTGGACTTTTTTCACGTCTGCTCTTATCTCCACAtcctttttctttggaaaaaactGTAATATTTTTCCATGTAGAATTATTGCTGAATGTATGCATTTCCATGTTTCAGACTTGTTATGTGTTCTTGCCCCTTAAATACTTTGAGCATGTAACCGTTAATTTTCCAGAATTATAAACTAAGACCCTGGGCACCATCTAGCAATATCAGAAAGCAGAATATTACAGACCCCAGCCTCAGCTaagttaatatttctttttattcaatATGTCAGAAAGGTAAATAGTCCCCAGTAGAGTTGATCCAAATCTGGACGTTAATATAATGTTAAGACAATACACTAACACCACTTGaattaataggaaaataaacatcTTTAATAAGGCAATAtgctttcagaaaggaaagagaaaaggtaaGATGTGCTTATCGATTAGTCATGAGTTTTAAAACAGGTAGGCTTTGTAGTTGCTTTCAGTAGCTTCTCCCTTtctatagcaaaaaaaaaaaaaaaagtcttaaggAAAACTACATAGTAAGGGATTATTATATCAGAAGTTCTCAAGAATGGAAGGGGAGACTGGGCAGGTGATGCAGAGCACCTGGGTGAGCAGCAGTGAAACTGACCTGCAGAGTAGCCTgacctttgttttttaactcaACCTGACCTGGAGCTAAGAGGAAAACTGAGTTTGTATCTTCCTTATTCATGTAGAATTATATTTAGAAGATAACAAGGATGGCAAAATTGATTTGAAACACCCCAAGTGATTGTGCCTACTTTCCCCTGCCATGCTAGCACTGAGAAATTTAGGAAGGTCCAGGGTTAAAAAGAACATAAGTTTTTGAAATCCTGTGATTCCCAATTACTGGAATGACCAGAACCTTGTTGATCCCAGCTGGGACTAAGTAAAGGACTTAGCTGGTGCTTGCTTTGAGAGGGAAAACAACTTTGATTTGGCAAGAGTCTAATATTTacgttttaaaaaaaaaaaaaaaagacagttgaGTAGTACTGTAAGAGTTTGATTTACCCAGTACTTTGGAAAGTCTGACCCATTGTCCAATAGCTAATGAAGTACTTGGATGTTTGCTTAGAATCAAGCATCTGAAATTCTGCTAAGTTCAGTAAACCTAAGTAGGGTTTGACCTTAAACAAAGGTTCAGTGTCTTGGTAGTGAAAACTCAGAGAAACTGTCTGCTATAAGACCTCTGTGTAATACTCCTTACCTGGGAAAACAGGCagacaggcacacacacacacacatgcgcACATGCACAGTTTCTGAAGTAAACATGAAGTACCTGGCAACAAGAGTTTGGCTCAATCTATTTATTTGTCAATCCAGAATACTTGTTGTATAAACAGTGAAACCTCTAAAAGTATTCTTAATTCTTTCTGTGTATTGGCAACTTTTCTGAAGAACTTACCTGCTGAATggctttttaaactttttttttgtttaatcaaCTGAACAAAAAATAGCACTTTACACAAAATAAACTTAAGAATTTGATAGATAGGTCAAGAAATTCAATTGCCGTAATAACAGAAAAGTACTAACATTGCAATTTGAGTTTGAAAAGCACAGTAAGTACCAAATAAATTGACTTACTGCTAGACACAAGTAAATGTGATACTGCTTCCTTGAAATGTCCAAGTATCTTTTCATGGCAACCTTATAATAATGAAGGTTAAGGGAATAGCTTAAAGATCAGGTAAAAGgtgttagaaataaaatatgtaattcTAGCAGTTAAGAGTGCTGTGTTGTGGTATAAATCTGACTTTAAACTGCAGAAAGTTGTTTGCTTCTTATATTACAAGTTGTGGCAAGCTGGGTGTATACATTACCAACCTAAGAGCTAGTACATTCTCCAATAATTgtcttttttcaaaatgaatcaattttattttcagaaaggcaGGAAGTTGCACTGTATCTTAAACAACAATAGGCAGTTTCCAACTTGCTTTTGAGGAGTCAAAAGTGCCAGGTAGCTGCATGGGAGCACCATACAGTGGTCCATGCTGATGCAGGTTTATGTTCTATGAAATTGATTTGTTCTTGGGACTCAGGTCTTGCATACTGGCTAGCTATTAACCACCAGAAATAAATGATTTCACAGTAGGGATGTGATATATGGAGTCAtaattcgtgtcaagaagatggttgatattaataaagaagggggagatgtgggagtgtggccatgggggtcggcaagccccgtggttgatgagaacatcagactcttaatgatgaggccatcaggaatgtaaagagtttagagggaacaaagaagggtgattcaggagatgccatgcAGTCTTGGTTGCTCGTTTTCCAGCTATTATGGCATGGAAGTTGcagggtgtttgctgttgcttgccgggcaaagttgtttgaccagtgaaaagttgttttgaaaagaactgctgtggagatgagggtgtaagaggggagcctgtcctcgggataaaaaggcaacacaatataatgaagttatgtcatcaataaagaagcagaaagaaggaatgaaaaggaacaggctagcagaacagggaccaggacaggaacaggcacgttgatcgcctcatgaagataggggTCGGgcagactcagcaaactgctcagagaagcttgtacagaaagtcactggaaatggcacactggagctggagagaagctcaagtTGAGAGTAGCGGACCCGCGCACACAGCTGCCccttgctggtaagcagttgcgcattatgggcaatcatacgtccttaggaacaaagactgtcccgGTAACCTTagagcttattctccttattaacaatcggacagtttatgagcctgaaatatgggaccaaactgaggtcaaggtgtggaactctgcaactaaaaatgacaaggtcgCAGTGGggttgctcggcacctggcgagcaatctctggggccttaaagagccctgtgggaccacagtcagaaatgtgtggtttgccagacagtgagggaacTGCGGGCTCATTTACTGATCCGACTACTATGCCATCGGCCcatctgctgctacagccatcaaaggcttttgctgttatgccccctGGTGACTTAGACGTGCCTTTTTActcaggccctattggccttgaataggagatggatatgctgtTCTTCGATCCAGGAAGAATGGGATACATGCGTCCCAAAGACCAGTTGCTTGATAACTTAAAGtgagacatattgttcccacgactagccctggaattctccggtgtttgtaatcaagaaaaggaatggaaaatggagactgatAAGTCATGGAATATATGGGAGTACTTCAACCAGGCCGACTATGCTCCCCCAGTTATGGACATTAATAGTAATAGACttacttaaaggattgtttgttctGATTGcacatatgtataggtgtacgtaaaagcaatgttctgtatatttagaatgttcagtgtttgtgtgtgttggtagagcatggactccccgtgcacccagtgctgtttacttgtcttttataaatattactaaattcagattgaattGAGACTTCATTTGTAACAGGGACAATATTTCAACCAGGAAATTTAGTAAAACAGTTTCCTAAATGCAatattggaagaaaaatgatgcCAGTATGCTTACATCTTGGGTATGAAAGAATGTTGTTTGATACAGAAAACTTTATATGTAAACCACTTATTTATAGTAGATAGTGCATAGAAGATGGAGACTGATCTCTGAATGATGATGTGCCTTACCTCCCAAATGGAGAGCTTTTGTGTGATGTGCTGATGTGTAAGTTTTAACCAACTTCAGGAGAATATCAGGAGAAGAATACTTAGTAATACAAGAATCCTGCATAAAATCCTATGTAAGACTACTACATACTTAGTAATACAAGAATCCTATAAAAACCTAGGGGTGGAAGTTATTTGAGGATAAAATCCACTAGTCATTAGTCAGTAGCAATCAAATATATAATCTGAGCTGTGTGCTTCTGGAGGATGGAAGGCAAACTAGATTAATAATAAGCATAACCTGAAACTGTAAGTATAGTGAATTATTGCCCTGGTGGGTTTGAAGCCTTTTTCTAACAGTGGTAGGTTAATGTGATTGAAAAGAAAGTTCATGATCTTAAGATGAACTTAAGATGAATTTACCAAGCAGTCTGAACAGGAATTGTTGTTGATTCTCAGtcttttggtttggttttgttttttgataatGTGGTCTGTGCTATATTCATCACTGCAGTAACAGTCCCATGTTTCTCCCAgactttctgcttccttttagagctgtgCATGATGTCAGGTGTGTTACGAGGTTTTAGCCTGCTCCTCAGCATGAGGCATGGGATTAGCTGGAGCTAGGGTAGAGGCACTGAGCTTTGAACCTGTGGTCACACCTGACATGAATTGAGGTGTTCTACAGTGTGAGTACTATGGAGGAGGGCTTTAACATGGGTGTGTAATGACTTATTCCTAAAACTAGTTCCTATTAAAACTGTGTGGCTTTTGTTTGAACAGTTAGTTCAAAtagttattttctgttattcaGCAGGGTTGCTTCAGTTCTTTTTATGATTAAGATAAGTCAGAAGAACCTCTAAAACTTCAGCTTCTAAcagatctgcttttttttttttttttttttcttcacagaagtaGTTTAAAAATGTCTCAAATTTCATTTGCCtaaacattttggttttgaagtAATGATGTAACAATTTCAGCTTCTTTTGGAAATGACGTTCAAACTGAGATGTATATGTCAAATTTCAGCCTTAAGAGTATCCCAACTGGCAAAACTGTAAGAGCTGAAGGAAAATAGCTGTATTTCTGTAATGGAAATACCAACTCAACCTTAACGGTTTGTGACATGGATATATTAATGGATTTATAATTCATACGAGTTTAGAGAAGCTTATCTGTAGCTACTTTATATTCAGAGTttaacaaaattgtttttttctatcAGATGAGCAGTTGGTTCAGAATATGCATTCCTTAACTGGTGATTTCAGAGCCAAGTTCATTAAAGGAAAATACACAGTCTGTATCTTTGAGATTTatgttgtttgttcttttttctcttaGGAAGCCTGACAAATAGGAAAAATACTAcaaagtgaagagaaaaatcatttcacaagaactgagctctgctttcattgctaaattttatttgtattactAGCTGATTAGCGTCAAATAATCCCTGTAGTCTGCTGTGGTAAAATTATTAGgttaaagctggaaaaaatgaaacaattaaaaagaaaaagaaaaagtaattttagtgTTCAGGAAACTCAAACTCTCCTTAAGGAAatcagaaaaaggagagaagtactcttttcaaaacaacttaaTACAACAATTAATGAGATGAAACGGAAGGCTTGGGAGGAAATAGCAGAGTGTGTAAACGCTGTAGGTGAAGGAGAGCAGAGAACGGGGACAGAAGTGAAAAGGAGGTATCTTGACTGGAGAGCACTCATGAAGAGAAAGCGCCTGAATGCAAACATCAAGATGGTAGGTGCTGGGTTTCATCTTCCTTCATCTGATCTAGATGACTCTCTCAATGAAGATATGGATGACAAAATGGGATTTGCAAACGAATCTAGTTTTGAATGGCAGAATATCACCGACTTCAGAGAAGCAGGTGGATCTTTAACAGAAATcaaagtagaagaagaagaggaagaccCACAAAATTTTGAGGTAAGTGACTGGCGTGCATTACCTATATGCAATATGACCCCCTTTTCACTTCAGCGTGGGacattttgctgtgtttttttcataGCATCTCTTTCTGTCTTGTCTGAATGTGTGAATTAAAGAAATTGTAGAAGCAGGTATGTTTCAGAAAGATGATATTTACATCTAGCAACTTGCAGCGCTATGTAAGGTTGATATTCCTTGATACAAGTATGTATTTGTACgttttccatttctgtgtgTCATAGATAGGAATTATTCCAGTCAGTAGAAAGCAAATACACTCTTGAAGGAAACTggttattttaataaattaagttATTGGAATGGatgaagggagaagagaaacGCACCTCTTTAACAAATGAAGTATACATTGCCTGGAGGCACGATTGCATAGTGTTTGCATTTCTTAAAGTGGACCCATGGGAGTTGAACATGTTACTTGAATAAATCAATCGGCCATTCCTCTGTCAGAACTGTAGCATGaattacatcaagcagctgtgAGTCCTGTGGCCTGGTTTCTGCTCTTAGTAGCACCATGGCTGTCCTGTCTGGGATAGGCAGCCAGCGagactgaaattaaatatttgtctgCCTGTACAAAGCAGTAGTTTGTTCTGCTTGTACAAGTGTGTagtgataatttaaaaaaagggaTACTTCTTTAGATTGGGAACATCTGAGTCTAAACTCCAATGGGATATGTGCTGCCAAAAATCACAAGAAACTGCTAAATGGTAGGGGAActgctgcctggcagctgtTGAAAGGTGTCTGTCTTCTCTAATACTTAAAGAGTGGCAGTGGCTCTCATTGTCTTGTTTTCTGAACCCATAACTTGTTCAGTTTGCCTTCCATTTGCAGTATACAAATGGGTCACAGTGATCCCTTGTGTACTATGCATGTGTAGCACATAACTCCTGCAGAATTACAGCCTTTATGCTCCACGAAGAACAGCGGTGCTAACCCCCTCATCATCCGCATCATAAGTGTTTTTCCAGCAAACACGACAACATAAACTTGGTTGAACAAGCCCTGTTTATTGACCTGCTTAATGCAGTTTGATGGGTTAGGAGCATGTGAAAAATGTCAGATGGTTTTAAATACTGTACAGTGttaaatgtttttagaaattaaatccTTGTGTTAATGAGGGCTGTGTTAGCTTATATACCACGTAGTTCGTGGATCCAGCTGCTCTGATAGATAATTAGTCACAACAAATTCCCAGTGGCTTAAGTAAATGTCACTGAGCTATAtgaaaagtaagaaaaacatAGGCTTTCTAGAtccagttttcttttctgtcagtgGTTCTGAATACTCTAATATCTCTCATGCAGTGTTTCCTATGCTGCTCTTGCATGTCCACAGACAAAttgattttccatttttcatggCTAAGTATTAATTTATAGATCAAGTGTGTTTCTCTACCTGtgtaaatggggaaaaaaaaatatatatattttttgatctAACGTGGTTATTTTGTAGAATCTAAGTTAAATATTTCTGGAGTATTTTTAAGgtggagagagagacagagatcaGGGTGACAAAGCACTGGctcaggttgtccagagagattgtggagtctccttctctagaGATACTCAGAACCCTTCTGGATGTCATCCTGTGCAgcgtgctctaggtgatcctgctttgCAGGTCAATTGGACCAGATGAtatccagaggtcccttccaacctcaaccattctgagattctgtgaaaaatacaGTATCTGTTATTTTCAATGAAGTTGTATGCCACGTTATTCTAGCATAGAAACTGAAATGTAATTCTTGCGTATTGCATTCCTCTCCACAGTTTCCTattgaggaagaagaagaaattttgTCATCAGTTTTGCCTGATtcgaaaaaagaaaatgacctaccAGATTTCAGCCACATTGAAGAGTTTGGAAATCTGAGCTCTGCTCAAGCTAGGTTAGCCTATGAAGATTCTcacttgcttataaatctggagaagcagaaggtggagctggagaagcagcGACTAGACATAGAAGCTGAAAGATTGCAAGTGGAGAAGGAGCGCCTGCAAATTGAAAAAGAACGTTTGCGGCATGTTGACTTGGAGCATGAGAGACTTCAGCTTGAGAAGGAGCGACTTCAGATCGAGCGGGAGAA encodes the following:
- the MSANTD4 gene encoding myb/SANT-like DNA-binding domain-containing protein 4 is translated as MKQLKRKRKSNFSVQETQTLLKEIRKRREVLFSKQLNTTINEMKRKAWEEIAECVNAVGEGEQRTGTEVKRRYLDWRALMKRKRLNANIKMVGAGFHLPSSDLDDSLNEDMDDKMGFANESSFEWQNITDFREAGGSLTEIKVEEEEEDPQNFEFPIEEEEEILSSVLPDSKKENDLPDFSHIEEFGNLSSAQARLAYEDSHLLINLEKQKVELEKQRLDIEAERLQVEKERLQIEKERLRHVDLEHERLQLEKERLQIEREKLRLETLHAEKPALENDLTQTEKPVVQPLDLETEKLKLEKERLQLEKERLQFLKFESEKLQIEKERLQVEKERLRIQREGHLQ